One segment of Microbacterium arborescens DNA contains the following:
- a CDS encoding carbohydrate ABC transporter permease, with the protein MSTITPVPVPAATAAAAPEPPRPTRRRRTRIRWGMWTALAVIVLFGFAPVYWLLVTSLTPSDRVFAFPPAIFPTQVTFEHYAAVFGNEQIFGYLRNSVIVSVVTAVLSVVVSMYMGYAFSKYRFAGRKSLMYFVLSSQMFPQALLLVTLYLVFAQFGLLNTYLALILSFTTFTLPLCVWMLKGFFDALPDDLIEAARIDGAGPWRIFHSVVFPLAAPGLVAAGLFAFVRGWNDFIFALTLAGPDRQTLPPGLVNTFISEASTSWPALMAASLVVSVPVCVAFILLQRFLVGGITAGAVKG; encoded by the coding sequence ATGAGCACCATCACCCCCGTCCCCGTGCCCGCGGCAACGGCCGCGGCGGCCCCCGAGCCCCCGCGGCCGACCCGACGCCGACGCACCCGCATCCGCTGGGGCATGTGGACCGCGCTCGCGGTGATCGTCCTCTTCGGCTTCGCTCCCGTGTACTGGCTCCTCGTGACGTCGCTCACCCCGAGCGACCGCGTGTTCGCCTTCCCGCCGGCCATCTTCCCCACACAGGTGACGTTCGAGCACTACGCGGCGGTCTTCGGCAACGAGCAGATCTTCGGCTACCTCCGCAACAGCGTGATCGTGTCGGTCGTGACCGCCGTGCTGTCGGTCGTGGTGTCGATGTACATGGGATACGCCTTCTCGAAGTACCGCTTCGCGGGCCGCAAGTCGCTGATGTACTTCGTGCTGTCGAGCCAGATGTTCCCGCAGGCGCTGCTGCTCGTCACGCTCTACCTCGTCTTCGCGCAGTTCGGTCTCCTGAACACCTACCTCGCGCTGATCCTGTCGTTCACGACGTTCACGCTGCCGCTGTGCGTCTGGATGCTGAAGGGCTTCTTCGACGCGCTCCCCGACGACCTCATCGAGGCCGCGCGCATCGACGGTGCCGGTCCGTGGCGCATCTTCCACTCGGTCGTGTTCCCGCTGGCGGCCCCCGGTCTCGTCGCGGCCGGGCTGTTCGCCTTCGTCCGCGGGTGGAACGACTTCATCTTCGCGCTCACCCTCGCCGGGCCCGATCGGCAGACGCTGCCGCCCGGCCTCGTGAACACCTTCATCTCCGAGGCCAGCACCTCGTGGCCCGCGCTCATGGCGGCATCCCTCGTGGTGTCGGTGCCCGTCTGCGTCGCGTTCATCCTGCTTCAGCGCTTCCTCGTCGGCGGCATCACCGCCGGCGCGGTCAAGGGCTGA
- a CDS encoding carbohydrate ABC transporter permease, with the protein MTSSSVTAHESPGRGRLGSRLSERTFLVFLLLPGFVLLCAIVLYPLLRSLVSAFFDENLLYPGMEFVGLENLSAVLADDFGRLVWQTLIFTVGATIAPFLIGLALALVLNQRFPGQRILRGAFLIPWLIPGVVVSFLWMWIFDANYGVLNGILMSLGAIDSPVAWLFQTDTARGALIIAKTWNTFPWVMVMLLAALQTVPGELHEAASMDGAGVVRRFFAVTWPHIRGVAALVVLLEFIWNFQHFDTIFVLTDGGPAGTTSTFATEVYDTAFRGYDLGHAGALGIVWMALLTVLVVVYVWLSERGEKEGSR; encoded by the coding sequence ATGACCTCTTCGAGCGTGACCGCTCACGAGAGCCCCGGGCGGGGCCGACTCGGCTCGCGGCTGAGCGAGCGCACCTTCCTGGTCTTCCTGCTGCTGCCCGGGTTCGTGCTGCTCTGCGCGATCGTGCTCTACCCGCTGCTGCGGTCGCTCGTCTCGGCGTTCTTCGACGAGAACCTGCTCTATCCGGGCATGGAGTTCGTGGGGCTCGAGAACCTGTCCGCCGTCCTTGCGGATGACTTCGGTCGGCTCGTCTGGCAGACCCTCATCTTCACCGTGGGCGCGACCATCGCCCCGTTCCTGATCGGGCTCGCGCTCGCGCTCGTGCTGAACCAGCGCTTCCCGGGCCAGCGCATCTTGCGGGGCGCCTTCCTCATCCCGTGGCTGATTCCCGGGGTCGTCGTCTCGTTCCTCTGGATGTGGATCTTCGACGCCAACTACGGTGTGCTCAACGGCATCCTCATGAGCCTCGGTGCCATCGACAGTCCGGTCGCCTGGCTCTTCCAGACCGACACTGCTCGTGGTGCGCTCATCATCGCGAAGACGTGGAACACCTTCCCCTGGGTGATGGTCATGCTGCTGGCCGCACTGCAGACGGTCCCCGGCGAACTGCACGAGGCGGCCTCGATGGACGGAGCCGGAGTCGTCCGCCGATTCTTCGCCGTGACCTGGCCGCACATCCGCGGCGTCGCGGCTCTGGTCGTGCTGCTCGAGTTCATCTGGAACTTCCAGCACTTCGACACGATCTTCGTGCTGACCGACGGCGGCCCCGCGGGCACTACCAGCACTTTCGCCACCGAGGTGTACGACACCGCTTTCCGCGGCTACGACCTGGGTCACGCCGGCGCGCTCGGCATCGTCTGGATGGCGCTGCTGACGGTGCTCGTCGTGGTCTACGTGTGGCTCTCCGAGCGTGGCGAGAAGGAAGGCTCCCGATGA
- a CDS encoding IclR family transcriptional regulator, whose translation MAAEKGANQSVEKAITVLETFSGGEPMRVSDVAREAGIGQSTASRLLATLEAGGLVERDPQTALYFLGAELMTLAGIAINQNRVHRVGRQIAQSLAGEIGLGVNIALLRGAELVYLCNFEGPLSPKSHTLMGQRVPLHATSIGKATLIGTNREKRLRLLPELPGFTEATITTHEALDREVALTARRGYAIEVEEFVLGRASTAAPILDRSGKIVAAVSISGPLTAIDLEARGAELGRTVVETADRISSGLGYQGPA comes from the coding sequence ATGGCTGCGGAGAAGGGCGCCAATCAGAGCGTCGAGAAGGCGATCACGGTTCTCGAGACCTTCTCGGGGGGCGAGCCCATGCGCGTGAGCGATGTCGCGCGCGAAGCCGGGATCGGTCAGTCGACCGCGTCCCGTCTGCTCGCGACTCTCGAGGCCGGCGGGCTGGTCGAACGCGATCCGCAGACGGCGCTGTACTTCCTCGGCGCCGAGCTCATGACCCTCGCGGGCATTGCGATCAATCAGAACCGGGTGCACCGAGTCGGCCGTCAGATCGCGCAGAGCCTCGCCGGCGAAATCGGTCTCGGCGTCAACATCGCCCTCCTTCGCGGCGCGGAGCTGGTCTACCTCTGCAACTTCGAAGGGCCGCTGTCACCGAAGTCGCACACGCTGATGGGGCAGCGCGTGCCGCTGCATGCGACCAGCATCGGCAAGGCCACGCTCATCGGCACGAATCGCGAGAAGCGCCTACGGCTGTTGCCGGAGCTGCCCGGCTTCACCGAGGCGACCATCACGACGCACGAAGCGCTCGACCGCGAGGTCGCGCTGACCGCGAGACGCGGCTACGCGATCGAGGTCGAGGAGTTCGTGCTCGGACGGGCCTCGACCGCAGCGCCGATCCTCGACCGCAGCGGGAAGATCGTCGCGGCCGTCTCCATCTCCGGGCCGCTCACGGCGATCGATCTCGAGGCGCGCGGCGCGGAGCTGGGCCGCACGGTCGTCGAGACCGCCGACCGCATCAGCTCGGGCCTCGGCTATCAGGGCCCGGCCTGA
- a CDS encoding APC family permease: MTNDTSAPIADDRPGLKRAIGTPLLFAFIVGDTLGAGIYTLVGTMATDVGGVIWLPLLIALVVSLLTAGTYAELITKYPHAGGAARYVDKAFGIPFLSFLVGFLMMASGITTAAALANAFAGDYFAALFDIPPIPVAIAFIAVLTLINLRGVRESLATNFVASIIEVSGLVIVIFVAAMVFAGGGGEPARIFEFAPDVAPLQGAFAASIVAFFSFLGFEAAANMAEEVKNPSKSYPRALFGAIITAAVVYLLIAIGAVIVVPPAELAESTGPLLDVVTASGFAIPPWLFSLIALVAIANGALLFMVMASRVGYGLAESGLLPHAFGRVLSKRRTPWVSILVVAGATMLLTVLGDIGTLAETTVLLLLLVFLSANVSVLVLKKDKVEHKHFSVPRVVPVLAIIASIVLLTQQTGPVWLGTAGYIVVGTILFFIARAGRRRSDRKAQAGP; this comes from the coding sequence ATGACCAACGACACCAGTGCGCCGATCGCTGACGATCGCCCCGGGCTGAAACGGGCCATCGGGACCCCCCTCCTGTTCGCGTTCATCGTCGGCGACACCCTCGGCGCCGGCATCTACACCCTCGTCGGGACCATGGCGACCGATGTCGGCGGTGTGATCTGGCTGCCGCTGCTGATCGCGCTCGTCGTCTCTCTGCTCACGGCGGGAACGTATGCGGAGCTGATCACGAAGTACCCGCACGCGGGCGGGGCGGCTCGTTACGTCGACAAGGCGTTCGGCATCCCGTTCCTGTCGTTCCTCGTCGGCTTCCTCATGATGGCGTCGGGCATCACGACGGCGGCGGCGCTCGCGAACGCGTTCGCGGGCGACTACTTCGCCGCGCTGTTCGACATTCCGCCGATCCCCGTGGCGATCGCCTTCATCGCGGTACTCACCCTCATCAACCTGCGGGGTGTGCGCGAGTCGCTCGCGACGAACTTCGTGGCGTCGATCATCGAGGTGTCGGGGCTTGTCATCGTCATCTTCGTCGCGGCGATGGTCTTCGCCGGGGGCGGCGGCGAGCCGGCACGGATCTTCGAGTTCGCCCCGGACGTGGCCCCGCTGCAGGGGGCGTTCGCGGCATCCATCGTCGCCTTCTTCTCGTTCCTCGGCTTCGAGGCGGCGGCCAACATGGCCGAAGAGGTGAAGAACCCGTCGAAGTCATACCCCCGGGCGCTCTTCGGCGCCATCATCACCGCGGCGGTCGTCTACCTGCTCATCGCGATCGGGGCCGTCATCGTCGTGCCCCCTGCCGAGCTCGCCGAGTCGACCGGGCCGCTGCTGGACGTCGTGACCGCGAGCGGCTTCGCGATCCCGCCGTGGCTGTTCAGCCTCATCGCCCTCGTGGCCATCGCCAACGGGGCCCTGCTGTTCATGGTGATGGCCAGCCGCGTGGGTTACGGTCTCGCCGAATCGGGGCTCCTGCCCCACGCCTTCGGTCGCGTGCTGTCGAAGCGTCGCACGCCGTGGGTCTCGATCCTCGTCGTCGCGGGCGCCACGATGCTCCTCACGGTGCTCGGTGACATCGGAACACTCGCGGAGACGACGGTGCTGCTGCTTCTGCTCGTCTTCTTGTCGGCGAACGTCAGCGTCCTGGTGCTGAAGAAGGACAAAGTCGAGCACAAGCACTTCTCGGTGCCGCGGGTCGTGCCCGTGCTCGCGATCATCGCCAGCATCGTGCTGCTCACGCAGCAGACCGGGCCGGTGTGGCTCGGCACCGCCGGCTACATCGTCGTCGGCACGATCCTGTTCTTCATCGCACGCGCGGGGCGCCGCCGGTCGGACCGCAAGGCTCAGGCCGGGCCCTGA
- a CDS encoding EI24 domain-containing protein — protein MPDAPARLFLRGAADLARGFGFWSRRPGVMALGLIPAAIVGLVLLGGLIALGGFLPGIVDSLTPFADAWPGLWATLVRIAAGTALLGGAIVLVAVSFTALTLMVGEPFYDRIWRAAEADLGGPVPDSESGFWRSVGDAIGLIARGLLAAAIAALVGLIPVVGGVLGSVTAVSLTGWLLADELTSRALSARGIRAADRRRLRRVHRARFLGFGIATQLCFLVPLGAVVAMPAAVAGSTRLARTVLDAHD, from the coding sequence ATGCCCGACGCTCCCGCTCGCCTGTTCCTCCGCGGTGCCGCAGATCTCGCTCGCGGGTTCGGCTTCTGGTCGCGCCGCCCCGGGGTCATGGCGCTCGGCCTCATCCCCGCCGCGATCGTCGGCCTCGTCCTCCTCGGCGGACTCATCGCGCTCGGCGGGTTCCTGCCGGGGATCGTCGACTCCCTCACCCCGTTCGCCGACGCCTGGCCGGGACTGTGGGCCACGCTCGTGAGGATCGCCGCGGGCACAGCGCTCCTGGGCGGCGCGATCGTGCTCGTCGCGGTATCGTTCACGGCGTTGACCCTCATGGTGGGCGAGCCGTTCTACGACCGCATCTGGCGGGCCGCGGAGGCCGACCTCGGCGGGCCGGTACCCGACAGCGAGAGCGGGTTCTGGCGCTCGGTCGGCGATGCGATCGGGCTCATCGCCCGCGGTCTGCTCGCGGCCGCCATCGCGGCGCTCGTCGGCCTGATCCCCGTCGTCGGCGGCGTACTGGGGTCGGTCACGGCGGTGTCGCTCACCGGCTGGCTTCTCGCGGATGAGCTGACCTCGCGCGCCCTGTCGGCCCGCGGCATCCGAGCCGCCGACCGTCGGCGGCTGCGTCGAGTACACCGCGCCCGGTTCCTGGGCTTCGGCATCGCCACGCAGCTGTGCTTTCTTGTTCCGCTCGGGGCCGTCGTCGCGATGCCGGCTGCCGTCGCCGGCTCGACCCGGCTGGCGCGGACCGTGCTGGACGCGCACGACTGA
- a CDS encoding cation diffusion facilitator family transporter, translated as MGAGHDHGPVDAAQAGQPADFRMKLWIAFGITAAIVVTQAVGSIVTGSLALLTDTAHALTDASGLLVALVAANLMMRPANARRTWGFRRIEVIAAFAQAALLLVVGVYAAIEGIRRLFEPPEVPALELLVFGVVGLVANIVAIAVLASNRGANFNMRAAFLEVLNDALGSVGVIVAAIVIATTGFAQADAVAGLFIAALIVPRAVKLMRETASVLMEFTPQGLDLDDVRAHILRLDHVTDVHDLHASTVASGLPTITAHVVVEDRCFTDGHAAEVLQEVRSCVAEHFEVSVLHSTFQIENERIRDEEPDSVRHD; from the coding sequence ATGGGCGCCGGACACGACCACGGCCCCGTGGACGCGGCCCAGGCGGGACAGCCCGCCGACTTCCGGATGAAGCTCTGGATCGCCTTCGGGATCACGGCGGCGATCGTCGTGACCCAGGCAGTGGGGTCGATCGTCACAGGCAGCCTCGCCCTGCTCACCGACACCGCCCATGCCCTCACCGATGCCTCGGGCCTGCTCGTCGCGCTCGTGGCCGCGAACCTCATGATGCGGCCCGCCAACGCCCGCCGGACGTGGGGCTTCCGCCGGATCGAGGTGATCGCGGCGTTCGCCCAGGCGGCGCTGCTGCTCGTGGTGGGCGTGTACGCCGCGATCGAAGGCATCCGTCGCCTGTTCGAGCCGCCGGAGGTTCCCGCGCTCGAGCTGCTCGTCTTCGGCGTGGTCGGGCTCGTGGCCAACATCGTCGCGATCGCGGTGCTCGCATCGAACCGTGGCGCGAACTTCAACATGCGTGCGGCGTTCCTCGAGGTGCTCAACGACGCCCTCGGGTCCGTCGGGGTCATCGTCGCGGCGATCGTCATCGCGACGACCGGCTTCGCCCAGGCGGATGCCGTCGCCGGCCTGTTCATCGCCGCCCTCATCGTGCCCCGCGCGGTCAAGCTCATGCGCGAGACGGCGTCGGTGCTGATGGAGTTCACGCCGCAGGGGCTCGACCTCGACGACGTCCGTGCACACATCCTGCGCCTGGACCACGTGACCGACGTGCATGATCTGCATGCCTCCACGGTCGCGTCGGGGCTTCCGACCATCACGGCGCACGTCGTCGTCGAGGACCGGTGCTTCACCGACGGCCATGCGGCCGAGGTGCTGCAAGAGGTGCGCTCGTGCGTCGCGGAGCATTTCGAGGTATCGGTGCTGCACTCGACGTTCCAGATCGAGAACGAGCGTATCCGCGACGAGGAGCCCGATTCGGTCCGGCACGACTGA
- a CDS encoding ArsR/SmtB family transcription factor, with product MAMNEALEGRVPVELDARATEVYAHLFQALADPTRLAVLQHLSYGEHRVRDLVEHVGLAQSTVSKHVAFLLECGLVSVRPDGRSSWYALAEPEATARLINAAEALLGATGTSATLCGHLRRPRSVAPEAEAS from the coding sequence ATGGCGATGAATGAAGCTCTCGAGGGTCGTGTCCCCGTCGAGCTCGACGCGCGCGCGACCGAGGTCTACGCACACCTCTTCCAGGCGCTCGCCGACCCGACCCGGCTCGCCGTGCTGCAGCATCTGTCGTACGGCGAGCACCGGGTGCGCGATCTTGTCGAGCACGTGGGGCTCGCACAGTCGACCGTGAGCAAGCACGTCGCCTTCCTGCTCGAGTGCGGGCTCGTCTCGGTGCGGCCCGACGGGCGATCGTCCTGGTACGCCCTGGCCGAGCCCGAGGCGACCGCGCGACTCATCAACGCGGCGGAGGCGTTGCTGGGCGCGACGGGGACGAGCGCGACGCTGTGCGGGCACCTCCGGCGGCCCCGCTCCGTCGCCCCCGAGGCCGAGGCCAGCTGA
- a CDS encoding glycoside hydrolase family 13 protein: MTTSLDLAAGPDADTVLGDESAPWWRQGVVYQIYPRSFSDANGDGLGDLPGITARVDYLAELGVDAVWLSPFYPSELADGGYDVADYRNVDPRLGTLEDFDAMLAALHERGIRVVVDIVPNHTSDQHVWFQEALAAGRGSAARERYIFREGTGPEGAEPPTDWLSVFGGSAWERVSDGQWYLHNFAREQPDLNWDHPEVRADFVQTLRFWSDRGVDGFRIDVAHMLTKDLTEPLPSRAELDLIPRDGNHPLIDRDDVHEVYAEWRAVFDSYDPPRTAVAEAWVDPARIHLYARPESLGQAFNFDLLEADFDAAAFRRIITDNLALARQSGSSSTWVLSNHDVVRHATRYGLKTPTAETSMPSRHGGQWLIDGGDEAGLDRERGLRRATAATMFILGLPGSTYIYQGEELGLHEVADISASDRQDPTFFRTEGAEIGRDGCRVPLPWTTTDPSFGFGDGGSHLPQPAWFAEHAVAALDGAPSSTLNLYRKALRLRSLLQTGEELTWIETGRPDVLHIERPNGWQVVTTFGAEPYPVPAGEIVLATQPLVDGWLPGEATVWLAPGGADQVHA; encoded by the coding sequence GTGACAACCTCGCTAGACCTCGCCGCCGGCCCCGACGCCGACACCGTCCTCGGTGATGAGTCCGCCCCGTGGTGGCGGCAGGGGGTGGTCTATCAGATCTATCCCCGGAGCTTCTCCGACGCCAACGGCGACGGGCTGGGCGACCTCCCCGGCATCACGGCGCGCGTCGACTACCTGGCGGAGCTCGGGGTGGATGCCGTCTGGCTCAGCCCGTTCTACCCCTCCGAGCTCGCCGACGGTGGCTACGACGTCGCGGACTATCGCAACGTGGATCCGAGGCTCGGAACGCTCGAGGACTTCGACGCGATGCTCGCGGCGCTGCACGAGCGCGGCATCCGTGTCGTCGTGGACATCGTGCCGAACCACACCTCGGACCAGCACGTCTGGTTCCAGGAAGCGCTCGCTGCAGGCCGGGGATCCGCCGCGCGTGAGCGCTACATCTTCCGAGAGGGCACGGGCCCGGAAGGTGCCGAGCCGCCGACCGACTGGCTGTCGGTGTTCGGCGGATCGGCCTGGGAACGCGTCTCGGACGGGCAGTGGTACCTCCACAACTTCGCCCGCGAGCAGCCCGATCTGAACTGGGACCACCCCGAGGTGCGGGCCGACTTCGTCCAAACGCTGCGATTCTGGTCCGACCGCGGCGTCGACGGGTTCCGCATCGACGTGGCGCACATGCTCACGAAAGACCTCACCGAACCGCTTCCCTCGCGTGCTGAGCTCGACCTCATCCCGCGCGACGGCAACCACCCGCTGATCGACCGGGATGACGTCCACGAGGTGTACGCCGAGTGGCGCGCCGTCTTCGACTCGTACGACCCGCCCCGCACCGCGGTCGCGGAAGCGTGGGTCGACCCGGCGCGCATCCACCTGTACGCGCGCCCGGAGAGCCTCGGCCAGGCATTCAACTTCGATCTGCTCGAAGCCGACTTCGACGCGGCGGCCTTCCGCCGGATCATCACGGACAATCTCGCTCTCGCCCGTCAATCGGGATCGTCGAGCACGTGGGTGCTGTCGAACCACGACGTCGTCCGGCACGCCACAAGGTACGGGCTGAAGACGCCGACCGCGGAGACGAGCATGCCCTCGCGGCATGGCGGGCAGTGGCTCATCGACGGCGGCGACGAGGCGGGCCTCGACCGTGAGCGCGGGCTGCGCCGAGCCACGGCCGCGACGATGTTCATCCTCGGCCTGCCGGGGTCGACTTACATCTACCAGGGCGAAGAGCTCGGACTGCACGAGGTCGCTGACATTTCGGCATCCGATCGTCAGGACCCGACCTTCTTCCGCACCGAGGGTGCCGAGATCGGACGCGACGGATGCCGTGTGCCGTTGCCCTGGACGACGACCGACCCGTCGTTCGGGTTCGGCGACGGCGGTTCTCACCTGCCGCAGCCCGCCTGGTTCGCCGAGCATGCCGTCGCGGCTCTCGACGGCGCACCCTCGTCGACGCTCAATCTGTACCGGAAGGCACTACGGCTGCGATCCCTCCTCCAAACAGGGGAGGAGCTGACATGGATCGAGACGGGCCGTCCCGACGTGCTGCACATCGAGCGACCCAACGGATGGCAGGTCGTGACGACATTCGGCGCGGAGCCGTACCCGGTGCCGGCGGGGGAGATTGTGCTCGCGACGCAGCCCCTCGTCGACGGGTGGCTCCCCGGCGAGGCGACCGTCTGGCTCGCGCCGGGCGGAGCCGATCAGGTGCACGCCTGA
- a CDS encoding carbohydrate ABC transporter permease has product MSTSQPALAFEQADAVTVGARRRARPSRVARTGKGERISWSTTVILILCAVTVLLPLYVTVSMAFKTTGQAVDGNAFSLPAPFSIDGFVQAWNLTRFPVGAAISFFVTAGTVVATIILAAFASYAIVRNWDRRLFRYSFFYLLAAMFIPFPVVALPQIQLTGRLGLDNPVGVVLLATMFQLSFSVLLFTAFLRSIPIELEESARIDGASTWQTFWKLIFPLLAPMSATVGIFAFLYAWNDFMLPSLIISDPAMQTLPVRQNLFQTQFSNNYNVSFASYLMAMAPAILAYLFTQRWVMEGVTQGAVKG; this is encoded by the coding sequence ATGTCCACTTCTCAGCCCGCGCTCGCGTTCGAGCAGGCGGATGCCGTCACCGTCGGCGCCCGCCGTCGCGCCCGTCCGTCCCGCGTGGCCCGCACCGGGAAGGGCGAGCGCATCAGCTGGTCCACGACCGTCATCCTGATCCTCTGCGCCGTCACGGTGCTGCTGCCGCTGTATGTCACCGTCTCGATGGCATTCAAGACGACCGGTCAGGCGGTCGACGGCAACGCGTTCTCGTTGCCGGCGCCCTTCAGCATCGACGGGTTCGTGCAGGCGTGGAACCTGACCAGATTCCCGGTCGGGGCCGCGATCTCGTTCTTCGTCACCGCAGGCACGGTCGTTGCGACCATCATCCTCGCCGCTTTCGCGTCGTACGCGATCGTCCGCAACTGGGACCGCCGGCTGTTCCGCTACTCGTTCTTCTACCTGCTGGCGGCGATGTTCATCCCGTTCCCGGTGGTGGCTCTGCCGCAGATCCAGCTGACCGGTCGTCTCGGCCTCGACAACCCGGTCGGCGTGGTGCTGCTGGCGACGATGTTCCAACTCAGCTTCAGCGTGCTGCTGTTCACCGCGTTCCTGCGCTCGATCCCCATCGAGCTCGAGGAGAGCGCGCGCATCGACGGCGCGTCGACGTGGCAGACCTTCTGGAAGCTGATCTTCCCGCTGCTCGCGCCCATGAGCGCGACGGTCGGCATCTTCGCCTTCCTCTACGCCTGGAACGACTTCATGCTGCCGTCGCTGATCATCTCGGACCCCGCCATGCAGACCCTGCCGGTGCGGCAGAACCTGTTCCAGACCCAATTCAGCAACAACTACAACGTCTCCTTCGCCTCGTACCTCATGGCGATGGCGCCCGCGATCCTGGCGTACCTGTTCACGCAGCGCTGGGTGATGGAGGGCGTCACCCAGGGTGCGGTCAAGGGCTGA